The proteins below are encoded in one region of Aquisphaera giovannonii:
- a CDS encoding ABC transporter ATP-binding protein, which produces MIELAGVTKLFGSKRAVDGLDMTVRAGELYAFLGPNGAGKTTTIKMICGLLKPNSGTVLVGGHPASSPEARRLLGYVPDQPYLYDKLTGREFLRFVVEMYGIARSLAGRRIDELIDTFEMRDFIDDLCENYSQGMKQRVVFASALVHSPQVLVVDEPLVGLDPRSARIVKNMFVSQARGGAAVLMSIHLLAIAEELADTIGIVDRGRMLTVGTLAQLRERAQHDGSLEDLFLKLTGNDILAGAAQGEPAAGVGGA; this is translated from the coding sequence ATGATCGAGCTGGCCGGAGTCACCAAGCTGTTCGGATCCAAGCGGGCGGTGGACGGGCTCGACATGACGGTCCGCGCCGGCGAGCTGTACGCGTTCCTGGGCCCGAACGGGGCGGGCAAGACCACGACGATCAAGATGATCTGCGGCCTGCTCAAGCCGAACTCCGGGACCGTCCTGGTCGGCGGGCACCCCGCCTCGTCGCCGGAGGCCCGCAGGCTCCTCGGGTACGTCCCCGACCAGCCGTACCTGTACGACAAGCTGACCGGCCGGGAATTCCTCCGCTTCGTGGTGGAGATGTACGGCATCGCCCGGTCCCTGGCCGGCCGGCGGATCGACGAGCTGATCGACACCTTCGAGATGCGGGACTTCATCGACGACCTCTGCGAGAACTACTCGCAGGGGATGAAGCAGCGGGTGGTGTTCGCCTCGGCGCTGGTGCATTCGCCGCAGGTGCTGGTGGTGGACGAGCCCCTGGTCGGGCTCGACCCGCGGAGCGCCCGGATCGTCAAGAATATGTTCGTCTCGCAGGCCCGCGGCGGCGCCGCGGTGCTGATGTCGATCCACCTGCTGGCGATCGCCGAGGAGCTGGCCGACACGATCGGGATCGTGGACCGCGGCCGCATGCTGACGGTCGGGACGCTCGCCCAGCTCCGGGAGCGCGCCCAGCACGACGGGTCGCTCGAGGACCTGTTCCTGAAACTGACCGGCAACGACATCCTCGCGGGGGCGGCGCAGGGCGAGCCCGCCGCGGGCGTCGGGGGGGCCTGA
- a CDS encoding putative ABC transporter permease subunit: MSLAIREPLSLPEAPAGGPESALRHLRWWQVRNILRGLAHGSRLRISMILICSAIFWAGLFGLFLGGFEFIGMYVDLVNTIIEYLFSLFFLSLLVMLLFSNGIIVYTTLFHSREAAYLLTTPAPADRVFAYKFAEAIAFSSWAFFLLGSPLLVAYGLTVKAPASFYLVFIPFLLCFVMIPGSLGAVAAIVVANVFPHRQRAVLVTAVAAILVVGGRMGFRLWQTPHDPLTADWLGGVLNRLAFCQNPLLPSRWMSAGLLAAARGDFRQAGYELMYLSANAGLSYLVAAVLARDLYRRGYSRVQGGRSSRRRRGLGHLDGALHRAFFFLPRPIRLLILKDLRTFLRDPAQWSQFLIFFGLLAFYFLNIPRLGYAVQSPYWRNLVSFLNLSVTALILSTFTSRFIFPLLSLEGRNFWVLGLLPLRREEILWGKFVFSAGISLPATEALIVLSDLMLRISPWMIALHVGMIAVLCLGLSGISVGLGARLPNLRETDPSKIAAGFGGTLNLLVSLVFIFAIVTALALPCHLYYAGQERADTASFVLSHAGLRRWLTVAITGSLVVGLIGTVLPLRIGIRAFKRMEF; this comes from the coding sequence ATGAGCCTGGCGATCCGCGAGCCCCTGAGCCTGCCCGAGGCCCCCGCCGGGGGGCCGGAGTCGGCCCTGCGGCACCTCCGCTGGTGGCAGGTCCGCAACATCCTGAGGGGGCTCGCCCACGGCTCCCGGCTGCGGATCTCCATGATCCTCATCTGCTCGGCCATCTTCTGGGCCGGGCTCTTCGGCCTGTTCCTGGGCGGGTTCGAGTTCATCGGGATGTACGTGGACCTGGTGAACACGATCATCGAGTACCTGTTCAGCCTCTTCTTCCTCTCGCTGCTGGTGATGCTCCTGTTCTCCAACGGGATCATCGTGTACACGACGCTCTTCCACTCGCGGGAGGCCGCCTACCTGCTGACGACGCCGGCCCCGGCCGACCGCGTCTTCGCCTACAAGTTCGCGGAGGCGATCGCCTTCTCGAGCTGGGCCTTCTTCCTGCTGGGCAGCCCGCTGCTGGTGGCCTACGGCCTGACGGTGAAGGCGCCGGCCTCGTTCTACCTGGTGTTCATCCCGTTCCTGCTCTGCTTCGTGATGATCCCCGGGAGCCTCGGTGCCGTCGCGGCGATCGTCGTGGCGAACGTCTTCCCGCACCGCCAGCGGGCGGTCCTCGTGACGGCCGTCGCGGCGATCCTGGTCGTGGGCGGCCGGATGGGCTTCCGCCTCTGGCAGACCCCGCACGACCCGCTCACGGCGGACTGGCTGGGGGGCGTGCTGAATCGCCTGGCGTTCTGCCAGAACCCGCTCCTGCCGAGCCGCTGGATGTCGGCCGGGCTGCTCGCCGCGGCGCGGGGGGATTTCCGCCAGGCCGGCTACGAGCTGATGTACCTCTCCGCGAACGCGGGGCTCAGCTACCTGGTGGCGGCCGTCCTCGCCCGGGACCTCTACCGGCGCGGCTACAGCCGCGTCCAGGGGGGACGGTCGTCGCGGCGACGGCGGGGCCTCGGCCACCTGGACGGGGCCCTCCACCGGGCCTTCTTCTTCCTGCCCCGGCCGATCCGCCTGCTGATCCTCAAGGACCTGCGGACGTTCCTCCGCGACCCGGCCCAGTGGTCGCAGTTCCTGATCTTCTTCGGGCTGCTGGCTTTCTACTTCCTGAACATCCCGCGGCTCGGCTACGCGGTGCAGTCGCCCTACTGGCGGAACCTGGTGAGCTTCCTCAACCTCTCGGTCACGGCGCTCATCCTCTCGACGTTCACCAGCCGCTTCATCTTCCCCCTGCTCTCCCTGGAGGGCCGGAATTTCTGGGTCCTCGGCCTCCTGCCGCTCCGCCGCGAGGAGATCCTCTGGGGCAAGTTCGTCTTCTCGGCGGGGATCTCCCTGCCCGCGACCGAGGCGCTCATCGTGCTCAGCGACCTGATGCTCCGCATCTCCCCCTGGATGATCGCGCTGCACGTGGGGATGATCGCGGTCCTGTGCCTCGGGCTCTCGGGGATCAGCGTGGGGCTCGGGGCCCGGCTGCCGAACCTCCGCGAGACCGACCCCTCGAAGATCGCGGCCGGCTTCGGCGGCACCCTCAACCTGCTGGTGAGCCTGGTCTTCATCTTCGCGATCGTCACGGCCCTGGCCCTGCCCTGCCACCTCTACTACGCCGGGCAGGAGAGGGCGGACACCGCGTCGTTCGTCCTCTCGCACGCCGGGCTGCGGAGGTGGCTCACGGTCGCGATCACGGGCAGCCTCGTCGTCGGGCTGATCGGCACCGTCCTGCCGCTGCGGATCGGCATCCGGGCATTCAAGCGGATGGAGTTCTGA